In one window of Musa acuminata AAA Group cultivar baxijiao chromosome BXJ3-2, Cavendish_Baxijiao_AAA, whole genome shotgun sequence DNA:
- the LOC103968921 gene encoding calmodulin-binding protein 25-like: MADNCSVLDPWVYNSESAWISEVSARENAAVAMALQISLSDTTTSSSSSSAASADTLSSPLLLLQHQFTPPSCSSASGDATLRRRNALGPALQGRVSKRKSHASKRSATTYISADPIDFQEVVQRATGFRLAGEPLVKPEPVRSAAGDRAALQQIRLPTLDTSVSFLDTGAVGIPSGGFSSGSPPPAYAPDFDFDPLLPAFPTLDSWGVM; encoded by the coding sequence ATGGCGGACAACTGCTCGGTGCTCGATCCGTGGGTGTACAACTCGGAATCGGCGTGGATCAGCGAGGTCTCTGCCCGCGAGAACGCGGCCGTCGCCATGGCCCTCCAGATCTCCCTCTCCGACACCAccacctcatcctcctcctcctccgccgcctccgccgaCACCCTTTcctcccctctcctcctcctccagcaccaattcactcccccctcttgctCCTCTGCGTCCGGAGACGCCACCCTTCGCCGGCGGAATGCCCTCGGCCCGGCCCTGCAGGGGCGGGTCTCGAAGAGGAAGTCGCACGCGTCGAAGCGGTCGGCCACCACCTACATCTCCGCCGACCCGATCGACTTCCAGGAGGTGGTGCAGCGGGCGACGGGGTTCCGTCTCGCGGGGGAGCCACTGGTGAAGCCCGAGCCGGTACGGTCCGCGGCGGGCGACCGGGCGGCCCTGCAACAGATCCGCCTGCCCACGCTCGACACCTCGGTGTCTTTTCTGGATACGGGCGCGGTCGGGATCCCGAGCGGGGGCTTCTCGTCCGGTTCACCACCACCTGCCTACGCGCCGGACTTCGACTTCGATCCACTACTCCCGGCCTTCCCTACGCTGGATTCGTGGGGTGTCATGTAG